The following coding sequences are from one Salvia hispanica cultivar TCC Black 2014 chromosome 3, UniMelb_Shisp_WGS_1.0, whole genome shotgun sequence window:
- the LOC125209649 gene encoding putative F-box/LRR-repeat protein 9: MERFDELFSLYHSFPLQNNPHLLGKRNRDSPPPFSSQIRLHNRKFDGNDPPGLYNIDEYFEFYATPLDKRMRLMGLLMEGEASKWFRWMRNTVLLRPNKIPPFSASVSSPAPWIELPSDVTSNILHRLGAEGILTSAQQVCTAWWKVSKDPSLWRIIDFSNPRQGVFNDRYDAMCRRAVDRSQGQLVDLTIQYFGGDALMDYIADRSPNLKRLKLGTCFFISGDCAVRIVAKLGQLEELHFTIRPGIGAGHIERIGNSCPTLKSFSFNGFKCKLQRCEHNSINDRLFRNLHAGAISRSMPNLQHLQVFAHWMGNKGLELILNGCPRLESLDIRRCFDLDLHGDLGKRCRQQIKYLKLPTDSVSDVPWPNCDSGDPFSTSAFCFEHYEFDFYKECMLYSYKHHIDPMSLLQRLH, from the exons ATGGAACGATTTGATGAgttattctctctctatcaCTCGTTCCCTCTGCAGAATAACCCACATCTCCTTGGGAAACGCAATCGCGATTCACCTCCTCCCTTTTCTTCCCAAATCCGCCTTCATAATCGTAAATTCGATGGCAACGATCCCCCTGGCCTCTACAACATCGACGAATACTTCGAATTCTATGCCACTCCTCTGGACAAGCGAATGCGATTAATGGGTCTACTCATGGAAGGCGAAGCTTCAAAGTGGTTCCGGTGGATGCGGAACACCGTCCTTCTTCGACCCAACAAAATTCCGCCATTCTCTGCCTCAGTCTCTTCGCCGGCGCCATGGATCGAACTGCCTAGCGATGTAACATCCAATATACTGCACAGGCTGGGGGCAGAGGGGATTCTCACAAGTGCGCAGCAAGTATGTACGGCATGGTGGAAGGTTTCAAAAGATCCCTCTTTGTGGCGAATAATCGATTTCTCCAACCCTAGGCAGGGGGTTTTCAACGACCGCTATGATGCTATGTGCCGCCGCGCAGTGGATCGTAGTCAAGGACAATTGGTCGACCTCACCATCCAGTACTTCGGCGGCGATGCACTCATGGACTATATCGCCGATCG ATCACCAAACCTCAAACGCCTTAAACTTGGAACTTGCTTTTTCATATCAGGAGATTGTGCAGTTAGAATAGTTGCAAAACTTGGTCAACTGGAAGAATTGCACTTTACTATTAGACCTGGGATTGGTGCTGGACACATTGAACGTATTGGCAATTCTTGTCCAACGTTGAAATCATTCTCATTCAATGGATTTAAGTGCAAGCTGCAGAGATGTGAAcataatagtataaatgatAGACTCTTTCGGAATTTGCATGCTGGTGCAATCAGCAGAAGCATGCCTAATCTGCAACATCTTCAAGTTTTTGCACATTGGATGGGAAATAAAGGACTTGAACTCATTCTTAATGGTTGTCCGCGTCTTGAATCACTTGACATCAGGCGATGTTTTGATCTGGATCTTCATGGGGATTTGGGAAAAAGATGCcgtcaacaaataaaatatcttaaacTCCCTACTGACTCTGTCAGTGACGTACCGTGGCCTAATTGCGACAGTGGCGATCCGTTTAGTACTTCTGCCTTCTGCTTTGAACATTACGAGTTCGACTTTTATAAAGAGTGTATGCTCTACTCTTATAAACATCATATTGATCCAATGAGTCTTTTACAGCGACTTCATTAG